The Bombus vancouverensis nearcticus chromosome 3, iyBomVanc1_principal, whole genome shotgun sequence genomic sequence AGATtgtttttttacttttcaaaaGTAATATGGTATCTCGAACGATTTCTTTAAAATCTGATGCAAGTCTCCTATAAACGATATGTGAACATTAAATTAAAGAGAAGATGGACAATGTATCGGTGAAACTGGCGTGAAAATGTACCGCGGTGTTAAGTGGCCTCTGTGATGTATTATAAACGGTGCTTAACCTAACTTTTCATCGACGCTTCTACACGGCGTTTTCTTGCGAGTAATGTTCTTTTGATAACGAACTTGTAACTAAATGACCATAAATCGCGAATGTTTATCGTttatcatttcttttctttctttttcgccaTGTTCCAAGTGTCAGTTTTTCTTACCGCATTCATGTACGATTTTAATTTATCATAAAAAACATGAGACTATAATTGTTACTTTGTAAAACTCTGAAAATGCTTTTTATTGACTGTACTTCTGATTTTGTCAACGATTGTATGAAGATTAAGTTCACAGTATTTATGCGAGTATGTTATTAACGGTTCTATATTTACCATTTACGTTCAAATATAGGtttatcttttatcctttttttgtaTTCTGTCATCTTGATTTTTGTATTACTTGTCAGTGTTTGTATAATGCATTTCTTAATCTTGTTCTAAAGATACGAACCAAATGTAtagatgtatatacatatgttacatctgtcataattataattaacggTTTAGCACCAACATTTTGTCATTTTTCTCTAGCAATGGTCATGGGCAATCTTGTCATTTTGTTATCAAGAAGAAGTGGAGACTGAAATTATTGGAACTGAAGGAGGAGATTTAAAATTCAGTCAGCCAAGTATGTCCAACACTATCAGTAATATGAAGATGACCAACCGTATCAAGGGAATGGTGAGCAAACGTCGTAGGCGTTTCACAGAAGATGGGTTTGACCTTGATCTCACATGTATCCCTTTTTTCACAATTATCAGCGTAATTTGTATTGTAATATGTATTGATATTTTTGTTTCTACATTCCTTAACCATGGTGTGTTAACAACAGATATAAGAGATAACTTAATAGCAATGGGATTTCCAGCTGAAAAGTTAGAAGGAGTGTATAGGAATCACATAGATGATGTTGTTAAACTGTTGGAATCTAGGCATAAAGATCATTATAAGATTTACAATCTGTAAGCATTTCAAACACTCTTTTATgcttatttttgtttcttttatcaaaggatcaagaaataaattttaaaacaaTTATATCTTTCAGATGTTCAGAGAGATCTTatgattttaagaaatttaaacaAAGGGTAGCTACATATGCGTTTGATGATCATAATCCACCAATGTTGGATCAAATCAGACCATTTTGCGAAGACGTGCACGAATGGCTTTCTCGCCATCAGGAAAATGTAGCTGTCGTACACTGTAAGGCTGGTAAAGGTCGGACGGGTGTAATGGTGTGTTGTTACCTTCTTCATACTAAACAATTTCCCACTGCCACAGAAGCCCTTAATTACTATGGAAATAAAAGAACACACGATAGGTGATTATATTATCTTTTGTTCTTCTTATGTATGAACAATTGTTTTATTAGTATTGTTTATTATTCAGGAAGGGGGTAACAATACCTTCACAGAGGAGGTATGTGGATTATTATGCTACTCTTGTACAAGAAGGACTAGATTATCAACCGGTTACATTGTTGTTACGAAAAATACAATTGGATCCAGCACCTATTTTTCATGGAGGTCAAGGATGTAAGAATAATGAGCTATTGAGGATGCATTGAAAAAATTAGATGTAAAATATGATTACATACAGTTTTTGTATTTTAGATTTGCATTGCGTAATATCTGAAtctaagaaaaaaatatttagctCTGATATAGTAGAAGTACGAAAAGGAATGCACACAGTCAGCATCCCTTTAAAACACAGCATAGCATTGACAGGAGATATACGAGTGGATTTCTTTAATAGACCAAAAATGAAGCGAAAGGTACCTATTCAGATAAAATTAATGAGATTCATAATTTCTCATAACATACTTAATCAATTCGTTCGCTCCGTACCTAGgaaaaattgtttcatttttgGTTCAATACATTCTTCGTACGAGACTACTTATCGCCGGAATACGATAATGGAGAGTTACCAGTTGAGCGTTCAACTAGGGCATTGAGTTGCGATGGTGCAACTATGGAATTACCAGTGGTTATGTCGCACATGAAACCCAGAGCCGGATCCTTAGCTAGTCTCGGACCTATGCCACCTACTCTTGTTTTAAGTATAGATAAATGGGGTCTGGATGACGCACACAAGGATAAACATCACAAAGTGTATAGCGCTGATTTTAAAGTAAGTACATATAATTGATCACGTTTGATGAGTAAATTAATCACACACATTTGACGcgttttatatgtatttattatattcatcCGAATTTTATTCTACGAACAATCATTTTATTCTAACTGATTTAACGTTGTTGTAGGTTAGCTTATTTATGCATCGGATGGGTGGTAATATATCGCAAACTGTATCAGCGACAACAAATAGAACAGGAGAGGGTATACAAATAGGAATGGGAGGACAAGATACCCCGAGCGAATCAAGCGAAGCGGATAGCAGTGAATGCGACACAACTGGTGATACGACGGGAGATGAAGATGGGGAATCTGGTGAGTCTTCTGCATCTCTGGTGGTGAATCACCATCCTCTTACACACAGCAGTAGCCGTACACACGTTAGTATCCACCAAAGAGCTAGTCTCAGAGAAACTGCAAAAGGTTTACTCTCGCATGGGGATAAAAGTAGAAGTAGTCATCGGCAAAGCACTGGCAATGCGAAACGTTCTTCAGCTCTCATACGTTCGGCCACGTTAGacacataaaaagaaatatatatttgtatatgtacatacacgtacatatgtatatatacatatatttatcgtATCTTGTACTTAAACGCTGAGTTCTCTGAACTGGCATTCGAGCTTTACAATAACTTTATGTGAAACCAGATCGTGCTATTAGTTTCTTTTTGTTATGCTAGCATGAAAAATTAGCATTCGATAAGTTCTTAAATGCATCGATTTTATCTAATGTCCTCTGATAATGAACAATAATATGTGTCTATAGAAAGATTTAGGTTGATCAGTTTCGAAAGATAAGAAGACTAAAAAAATACTTTGGTAGAGAATTTTTATGAAGTCAGTAGAATATCAGAATATTTCGATACTATTCCTTCGGTAAGATAACATTTATCGAATGAATGTTTAATGTTTTATTGTAGTTCTAAAGTTATAATTAATCAAAGTTATTGATTCTACATCTGTTTAACAAAAGCTTTTGATATTGATAATATATCTGAGATAGTCGATACTAAGTAGATTCCATCGAATGTCCTGAAATAAAAGAACTGCAAATTaagatattgtatatttttgcatagcAGATATTGTTTGCAAAATATTAAGATGTTTCAGTATTCAAGATTCAAGATTACGATCTTTTTTCTGAATAGAAATTATtggatatttattattaaaaattattgaaaaaaaaattaatctcTATTATGACTACCATGTACGTTCCATCTATTTTTCATTAGATTTCCTGAAGTATTTTGTTTCGATGACTGTTTATTTTAACTGTCCGAAGTAGTAAAATTTGATGTATGTgtgtgaatatacatatgtacatacgcaCACGCGCGCACGCGTGCCCACGCACATACACACAAACAAACAAATAAGAGAATTCTTAGTGTTGAAGAGAAAGTGCCGTCTTTTGCGTTTATGCAATTATGTAATCACGTACTATGTACGAAACTAGTATTTGTTTTGTAATTGTATGACAAAGCCAACTTATAGAAAATAATTGACTAATGCAATAAGTACGGGAGTAAGAAGCGCGACAATTTGTAATCGTAACATTTTACCGTTTGTACTTGTATTCGACGTGGCATTATGAAACAGataaataacttaaatgtatccTGATTGCCTTATACAATGTGATGATCGTTAACATTTTGGAAATAGCAAAACTAATTCGCATAGATTTGAGTAGAAGGATGTAGCCAAAATTTGTAAGATAACAAATGTAcagaaaatttaattctttcaattttgtaATAGAAATATGTTATAGATTAACAGGCTGTGCAATTTTTTAAAGTTGTAATTCTTGATATCTTGCAAACACGATTTTCATATCGATGACAAGATACATCTAATTTCAATTAAGTTATCGTGTTCTATCGAGTAAATTATCGTGTGTGAATCTTTGTTACTGCGGTACTAGGATTATATCGTGtgcaaatattcaaaaattaccTAATCGAATAACGTTACCTTAAGGATATTAACTTCTTTCTTTTACATAATTACATGTAGTTTGAGAGaagtgttttattattttttctttctattcgtttgctgttttttaaattatttttttttatgggTACAAAGTTACACGAAAAATTCGCGACAATTGTACACAGAAATATTTAGCGAAACCTCGTAAAATTCAGTTTTAAAGAAGCGGTCTTAAAACtgatattttacgtttgttgAATTATAGTGCAACCATTGAAATGTCGTCCGTATCGAATATCGATTCGGAAATTGTGTATTGAGTTACAAATTTGTGGTACGAATAATAATAGTTAcatacaaattaaatatatatatgtcgtaATAAATTTACGAGAATAAGACTTGCGAAATGGCATGCAAAGAATTGCATACATTGCAAAATGAATTTGAAAACGATCTAATACTGattttactaattaattatttttctattagatatacatatacataaatatatataaatatatatttatatatatatatatatatgtatatatatatatatataaaaatatatataaatatatataaatataggttTTACAGATACAGATTTTCGTACAGCTACGCAGTCATAATTCAAGCGTATATGGATATGATTACGAAGCGGATACGTATACTGTTAGGTAGCAATAAATTGTCGATAAATAAATTAGTATTGAAAGTTGTTACTTGATACGTACACAAAGTTTCCTTATGAGACTCTATTCGCTCCGTTTTCATTTCCTACTTACCTATTACCTCTAAATTTACTCACGTCAAAATCGCAACGATCTTTCTCTATATTCAATCACACACATTCGCGTGTTTCACTTAATTGTTATCATTAATCTCCTATTTTTCATCTGTTTGCTCATTATCAAGCGTGAGAAGAGTTTTCCTcacatttcttcttttctttttcttcctgttttctttttctcccgTTTCTCTTTTTTAAGTTGTAAAAAAAATTGAACATGATCAGAAgttatgaaatttattattatttagaaaATGATCCATTTTTCTTTTGATTACTTACGCATTTGAACGTGTGATGAATTAAAATCTCTACGTACGATATGACTATGTAAAAATTCATAAGGTCCTGTTAAAGTAAAACAGAAAACTTACGAATATTTGGATGAAACTTACATGTGATTgttgttaataatataattaggtTATCAAGAAAAGCATAATAGAGGTGCACAAAGTTTCAAACAACATGGAATTCTGATTATGAATAGTTGAtacgtataaatagaaagatatCTTTGAAGCTGTTAATATACGGTGATTTTagacttttatatatattagtttTGTAAATACGTAgttcatattattataattgaacAATTCTCTAACCACACAGGGATTAGATATTCGGATGATTGTCATTCTTTGAAAATTTCATCGTTTGTCAATATGTAGTTCCTCTCCGAATTGTTCTTATAGATTGTAGTACTTGTacatgtttaataattttcatgaTTAACATTATATTTATCGTGTCATGCATGAGTATGCAGAAGATAGATGAAGCCTGGCagtttttaatatttagaatgcaaatattcaaaattttatCTTGTTTTTTGATGTATGTTTAGGAATATTATATCAAAACCTTGATACATTGTAATTTTACACTGGTTTTTGTATCGCTGCATGTTGGTAGTTAATAATAACCATAGTTATCGGATGTctgtaatattttaaatttgtgAAATTGATACATCTCTATTACATATTCTGTAATGATTATTTTGTGATACTATTATACTTctgattattaattatatcgtTGCTATATCTTTGTATGTActcttattattaattattactatttttatcattagttaatattgttattattattatcgttgttgttgttgttattattattctattactactactattactactactactactactactactactactactactactactactactactactactactactgctactactactactactgctactgctACTGCTACTGCTACCACTATTATTACTTTCACTTCTACTTCTATTACTTTGATTCATtgccatcatcatcatcatcattatcatcatcattatcatcatcatcatcatcatcatcatcatcatcatcaacaacatcattattattattatctttaatACTGCAACTGCTACTGCTGTTTTATCGTTATGTTAATACCACCATCAGAaacatcattatcattatcattattttattactattactactactattactactactgctactattactactactgctactactactatcACCAtcattactactactactaccactatggccaccaccaccactactactactactgttactactactactgttaTTACTACTACCgccactactactactgctgctactactactgctacgaCTACTGTtattactactactgctactactgcTACGACTACtgttattactactactactactactactactactactactactactactactactactactactactactgctattACTATGACTACTGCTACTATTACTGCTACtgctactattactactactactactattattattattattgttaatatttcaaacaaaatattagcGATTTTTAAGCGTATAAACGTATATTTATATCTCAAATGTATTCctgtaacaaatattttatggaTGATGTTACACATGCATTGCAGTTTTAAATAGTACACTTTTAGAACTTTCTATATACTTACGTCTTCCGATTCTCTGTAATATGCAAACTTTACTTCAAAACTCTTACTACAAAAAATTTTGTTCATTACATACTTGCTTATGATTCCCCACccttttatatttatctatgtactacttttcctttctatttataaaaaataaaatatgtacatcGTTTGTAACGCTTTCTCCTTGTAGTTCCTTATTTACGGGAGGATTATGAAGCGCTTGGCTCATTGATTGGACTCAAACATTGTACGTATCCGAAGCACATTCTAAACTAATAATTTGGCAGAAGAGTGTAACATACTTGATCTTCATGAGACCGTATTTGAATATGGATATACAAATTCCTTTGCCTTTTAATGTATGCCGCTGTAACGACGAatagtattttatataataattatacgtCATTTTCCTTTGCATAGCGTCAAATATTTGTTGCACAAGACAGAAATGTAGCATTTTTGCATTGGCAGCGTGTCATGCGAATGTATCAGAATGTGCTTCTGCCAAATACAAAATTTGAGCTTTATAGATCACGTTATGCCTGTACAGCATTCAAAATTGTATCAAATGTCGATCATGAAAATTTCTCCATTTGGTTTGCTCCGTAGAAGTTATCTTGTTATCTTGCATGTTATTTTTTCTTCCGTTTACATGATCTTTAAGAGCGTTTTGATCTTTGGAGAATGCTATATAGTATTTTAATGTGATTTAATGGATACAGCTTTGTAATTTCCCCTTTTCTTTCGCATGTCCGAATATGATGCTACGTGCTGTTGTCTCGTTATCACGCGTTAaatcttttttataaatttaatacggTGTGGGTACGTGTGTTGGGTGATCTGTTCGATCGTTAATCACTAACACGTTTACTCTATCGCGCGCGTTTATTGTCGATAAAAGACGATGAGAAACGTGAATCTTTGGAAGAATGTGCGTGCGaacaaaaagaataaaaaggaagaaaggaagaaagagagagtgggAGTGAGAGAGAAATTTACTTGAAAAGGAATGTGgataagagaagaagaagagaaatataTAGATATTTGGTAGTGAGCTCACTTTGTCCTCCACCGCACCGCACCGTATTTAGATATAGATTCGATCTAAGAATTGAAATACACAATATTGACCAACTGCCTCTCTATATGTCTGTTCACCCTTAGTGGACATGGACCAGCGTGTTGGACGATACCGCCTTCTATCAGACGGAGGAATGATAGATGTTTTGTGAGTTCATCGCCAGTCATCCCTCTACACTCTTCGACATTGCTGTCTCTCGCATATTCACATGCGGACGTTAGAAATTCGACTATCATCTTTATTATCGAAGATGTACGCTCGATTGGAATGTTACGCTCGAACAAACGATCGTGTCTTTTTAACGACATGTAAAGTGTTGTTAGACGACGCATATTAGTTCCAACAAGCCAAAGAAAACGTTTATATCAGTACCGAAATTTTCTTTCGTATCTCGAAGATTCGTGTCTCAAAAATATGtcgctttctttctttcttaacTTCTTTGACGAATGCGCATCAGTTTGGCTCGTGCTACGCAcatattctttcttttcgttgaaTATGTTTGATCGTAGAGTTCCATTGGAATTTATTTACAAACGCCAAGCATAAATATAAACGAATGTTTTTTTAAAccatgtattttatatttattatcaacGAGCTGGAAGTTCTCTGAACAAACTCTGAAAGGTAGGagtaaaaggaagaagaaaatgaaaaagaagagtGGAAAGGCTAAACGTTATAAAAAGAGAGAATCAATGTAAATGATAAAGAGAAGTTCCATGCTCGGCATATTAAAGATACATAATGCGGCTTGTGTAACGCTTATCTCGTTTTGTCGGTGAAACTGCGCATTCTCGCGAATACGAGACAATGGCTGGTGTTTGAAGAAATAGCTGCGTCGGTCTTATAGGCTGAGAAAGAAAGTGTGTTTATATAGATTATGAATCCAGATGGAAGAATAATgctgtaaaaaaaaaagcaagaTTATTTTCGTAAcgttaataaattgtaagtcaataaatacAGCAACAAGAATGGTAAGGACAAGAAGAACATCAGCATCACCAATATTCACGAGAACTCTAACATCGGTAACCACAACGCCGAGGATGTCGCCTGCTCTTCGTTCGATAACGACGACGTTTATCGTACTTgtgtattaactttgttttcCTCTGTAAAGACGATCCAATCGATACACGTTGTATCACCGCATTAGCTAAACACGTAACTTTATGTTTTTCTATTGCAATCGGTATAATTTATCAAAACTTGTTTCACTATGACAAATCTACCGAAAGGAATATGTATATCGAATGATCTAATCTGACGAATTTTGCGATCACAGATACTTATGTATATGCgcaaaaaagaataaaaatgaggaaaagagcGTAACAAAAGGAAAATAGACGAGCGATGTAGAATGTATCGTGCGTGAGTCGTCTAAGTATTACATAGTGATGAAAAATCTGGCCGTGCGATGTTTCACTTCGACTCGTGATCACGGCGCGCATAAACATTTTTGCTTTTACCTAAGCTAAGGgtatttgtgaaaaatttgcGAATTGCGCCGTGAAAAGTAGAATTGTATAAACGAATCTATTCGATGTAGGGTTCGCAGTTTTTATTCTTTTCGAAAGTAGAAGGCGATACGACGTTAATCGATAAATCGTTACGACGATATCGTCGAATAGATTCTACACCGACTCATCGGATGTTCTACGAATGTTTCTGATCGCTGTTCGTTTACATGGTCTCGAGAAAAAGCAAAattgagagaaaagaaagatagaaaagCCATAGATGTCGGACTCGGAAGCTATGCGGTTCTGCTCTGTGTTACGGCTAAAAAAAAAGATCACCTTGTAACGTTACGATGTTCGCGATGCGTTTAAAAAGTCGGTGCACGCCTGCGACCGTAGTAACGTTCGATGTAGATCGAAATTTTTCGCGAAATTTTGTTCGAATGAAAGGTATGGTTGTTTCCTTAGCACTCGCACAATACGCGAATTCTTTAAGCTTTTGGATGAGAAACGTCCATTTGATCGAATATGCAAAGGATACAAATGAATTTAGAGAACGCAACAAGAATCGTTTCTGACGCCGTCCTTTCCTAACTCATAGCTTGTACGTTGCGATACGATAGTTCGTAACTCGATGCAATTAAAAACGATGATGGCAAATAGAGTCGCGTCATGCATCGTTCTAACTGGCATTTCTTCTAATTTCGCTGTTATTGTATCTTCATTTTGTTCGTTTGTACATGCAGCCATGAACGAACTTTTCGATTATGTATACGCTCAGACCGATACGCAGACCGGACAAGTCGCACGCGCGCTACGGaagaaaattcaaaatcgacCGAGTCCGTATGTGCAACAAGAGATGATATTGCAAAAACTTATTCCTTTTAACGAAACGTATTAGTATGTTGAAATTTCGCGTGTTTACATCAACGCTTCCTCTCTTTTGCTAACTTGCCGAGTTGATCGTTCGCATAGATTTTAGCCACGAGCCTTAGACAAGGTTACGAATACGAATAGGAATACGCGCGCACGGTTAAGTCAAAAAAATGCGGTCGTTCGTTATCGTTCGCTGGTGCATCTTTCCGTTCGTTGATATAAGTACCGTAAACTTatgaaatttgcataaaattagTTATGGCACGATAAATACGTTGATACGCGATTCACGTATGTCGAAGAGAATGCATCGAGGAAAAAAGCTCATTCTCGTTTTTCGAATAAATTCTGATCCCGCGTCTCAGAATCTATCTTTATTTCTATGTTTGGTTTTCTTTTTGTCATCGAAATTAAATTTGATGGTTGATAAAATGGAAGAGAGGAAGGGAGGGAGGAGAGAAAAGgaggagggagagaaagagagagagagagagagagagagaatgcgtgcgtgtgtgcgtgcaaTGATCGAAAACAGCACAAGAGCGAATGAAATACTTATTCGTGTTATCAGGTAGCGAGTTTTGGATTACCTCGAACGAATTAGTAAATTTACCTCGCTCGAACTATTTTAATCGCATCTGTAGTTCACTGAACTAACGTCGACTCGCTAGCAATCGTTGCGATACCTCAGTTTTTTACCCTCTAAAAGTAACGAAGAAGGTAAACTTACTAAATACGTTTTTACGTACCAATAATTATGGCATACGTATGTACCATATTGTTACTTCTTGTAACGTACACGCTTCTCGGACATATTTTTTCTCATACGAAGCTCATGAATATCGTTTTATAAGTGATATCTCTTAAAACTAACTTTTATATGATTCATGCGGAATGttcaaaatataaataagatGCATTATTTTTTTCTGTGATATTATATACGAATACAACTCTCCACATATCGTCCCCTCCAACATTTTcgatcatttaaaaaaaaaaaaaaaatgaaaggttATCGAGCATCGGAGGACGCAATTAAACAACAACACGTTGTTCCTCTCTATTTTGTTCGTTTCATTTTTCCGTATCTcttttacttttctttcttcttccttctcgaACTTTTCTAAACGTAGTGCGAGTTTACTGTTTTAACGATGATTTTTGTTTGTTCTTATGAAATACGCTAGGAAACACCCTGCATAAAGTAGGAAACGGAGAAAACCGAGATCCTTGCCACTCGCATTCGCAGaaatttaaattcttttataCAGGTACGCATTTGCTCGACGCGATTTTGCGTTTTGCGTTTCGTTAACTATGTACATATATGCTAACAAGTCAACTTTCCACGTAATTCACATTGACTCTGCTTACAGGGGAGTCGACCTATTTGTGACTTTGAAACTGTAGACCGATCCGATGGAGACCGATCAGAACTAAACTCTACTCTCAAAAAACGGTCCACTTCGCTGCGACTCATCGTTTGCTCACGAACGAATTGATCAGTCGATACCAACGAGTTCTGCCTGTGCCTGCCAGTTCatcgctatacatatatattcgtaTTCTTCTTAATAGCTGGtagaatttcaaaaaaattgcgtttctttctttttctcgttctctctctctctctctctctctctctctttctgtctaaTCACTTTTACCATGTGTAAGATAGTTCTCTTCGCTTACACGGCATTTttgggaaaagaaaaaaatgtgatCATTTCCAGCGAATCGCTGTATGGAAGACTGCGTGAAAAAAAAGACGCGTTTCTTAACTCGGACGATTAACACCTTCTAATTTATACTTTCGACGACCGATCGTACCGTTGATCGATTTTAATTTGTAGATACTCGTTTCtcgtatattttatatcgaCGACAATATGTAATTAGctagaaagaaatatattttatactcgCGTTGACCGCAAGGTTCGTCGTTCGATATTTTTACGCATATTGACGATCAT encodes the following:
- the Pten gene encoding phosphatase and tensin-like protein isoform X1 — translated: MLFIDCTSDFVNDCMKIKFTVFMRQWSWAILSFCYQEEVETEIIGTEGGDLKFSQPSMSNTISNMKMTNRIKGMVSKRRRRFTEDGFDLDLTYIRDNLIAMGFPAEKLEGVYRNHIDDVVKLLESRHKDHYKIYNLCSERSYDFKKFKQRVATYAFDDHNPPMLDQIRPFCEDVHEWLSRHQENVAVVHCKAGKGRTGVMVCCYLLHTKQFPTATEALNYYGNKRTHDRKGVTIPSQRRYVDYYATLVQEGLDYQPVTLLLRKIQLDPAPIFHGGQGYLHCVISESKKKIFSSDIVEVRKGMHTVSIPLKHSIALTGDIRVDFFNRPKMKRKEKLFHFWFNTFFVRDYLSPEYDNGELPVERSTRALSCDGATMELPVVMSHMKPRAGSLASLGPMPPTLVLSIDKWGLDDAHKDKHHKVYSADFKVSLFMHRMGGNISQTVSATTNRTGEGIQIGMGGQDTPSESSEADSSECDTTGDTTGDEDGESGESSASLVVNHHPLTHSSSRTHVSIHQRASLRETAKGLLSHGDKSRSSHRQSTGNAKRSSALIRSATLDT
- the Pten gene encoding phosphatase and tensin-like protein isoform X2: MSNTISNMKMTNRIKGMVSKRRRRFTEDGFDLDLTYIRDNLIAMGFPAEKLEGVYRNHIDDVVKLLESRHKDHYKIYNLCSERSYDFKKFKQRVATYAFDDHNPPMLDQIRPFCEDVHEWLSRHQENVAVVHCKAGKGRTGVMVCCYLLHTKQFPTATEALNYYGNKRTHDRKGVTIPSQRRYVDYYATLVQEGLDYQPVTLLLRKIQLDPAPIFHGGQGYLHCVISESKKKIFSSDIVEVRKGMHTVSIPLKHSIALTGDIRVDFFNRPKMKRKEKLFHFWFNTFFVRDYLSPEYDNGELPVERSTRALSCDGATMELPVVMSHMKPRAGSLASLGPMPPTLVLSIDKWGLDDAHKDKHHKVYSADFKVSLFMHRMGGNISQTVSATTNRTGEGIQIGMGGQDTPSESSEADSSECDTTGDTTGDEDGESGESSASLVVNHHPLTHSSSRTHVSIHQRASLRETAKGLLSHGDKSRSSHRQSTGNAKRSSALIRSATLDT